Part of the Benincasa hispida cultivar B227 chromosome 12, ASM972705v1, whole genome shotgun sequence genome is shown below.
GGAAATCGGAACAAATCTTTAATCTGTGAGCTCCTGCTATTCCTTCCCCTTGATGCTTCGGTTATTTTAAGTATCCCCTCCCCTTAGAGGGAGGAGAGCTAGGAATGAGGTTATATGGGTGTATGATAAACCAGGCAAATTCTCTGTTAAAAGCGCCTATCATTTGAGTATGAATCTTATGGTGGTTGATGGCCGATGGGGTTTTTTTCCTCTAACTCCAATTCTAGATCCTTTTGGACGGCTCTGTGGGACCTTAATACAAGACTCAAGATCAAGTGTATCTTATTGGTGTATGATCAGCGATTCCCTATGGCTAGTAACTTAATATCAAAAGATATTATTctcatagaaaataaaaaatctaaagacgtttctttcttcatttattcGTGTGCCGTGAATCTGATCATGACGTGTTCTTAGATTCATCCCCAAGAATTACTGTCAAGCAGGCCAGTCGGCTTAGAGATAGAGAGAGAGCTAGAGAGAGGTTACACTCACAGTTTGCAGGAATGGACCTGGCGTCAAAGCATCTCCCTTCTCAATTGTAATTTGAAAATGGGCTGCAATGACAACATAAAGGTAGATTCAGGACCCCCAGAAACCTGACATCCTTTGTCATAGTGAAGGAAAAGGCTTCACTGATGTCATAGGATCCATAGTGCTGCACCTGCATGAATAGGTTCAGGTGAACTGAATTTGGTttggtgtgtgtgtgtgtgtgagagagagagagagagagcattTTATGCACCTTGGACCCATAAAAATTAAGACACGAACAGTTCAATCCATCAGCCTGATATTTTGCATGAATCCAAACCGCAGCAATTTGTCCACTCTCACCAGATACTTGAATAATTCCAATACAGTTTGCTTAACTTCTTAAAATTTGAACCTCAGATATTTTCATTGCCATCAAACTTTATATGTATGCACGAGTTGCTGACACTGATGTCCACCCTAATCGAATATCAGTATGTACAGTACAAGTAACACAGAAATGCAACAAAACTGAGATCATGAAGATGGGGACATTGGCAGATAGATGGGTAATAAGAGAAGTCAGTAATGCATGTATGTCAGCTCAGATGGAGCTTTTTGATGTCAAACAATCAGAGATACCTTGTGATGAAACGGCAGAGAAACCTAAAACACAGGACGCCACCAAGAAATAATATTACATTTACCTCAAGTAATCATAGCATCTTATCAGACATCGACTAACTGTAGTTTGTCAAACTGAAACAGAGAGGACGCCAATATACAGAAACCATTCATTGTTATCACAGATATATACATCAATAAGCATACACCTCCATGGACAAAACCCTGTAAATTAGATGAAGGAATTTAGACTTCCctctctctcttcctctctctaaATAACTAAATTCTTAAGAGTTTCTCAAACCTTACAAGAACCCTTTGTACTCCCCAGTTACTAGATATGACTTGCtgaactaaaataaaaaggaagacAATATCAACCGATAAAAAAGAGTATGCTAATTTGTGTATAATATACCCTCCTGCCAGTCCATCTCCAAAGCCTCCAAAGATATGAGAGCCTTGGAGGCTTCATTCATGGCAAGCCCTTGCATACATCACATGTTACCAATCCCATTTTTTAGATCCTATCAAGAGGCTCAGTGCGATCTTGCACTGCAAGTCGCTCTGAAACATCAGCAAGTGACTTGAGATTGCATTTAATCAAGGCTTCCACAAAGTAGCAAGTCTCATCCTTCGTGTTTCCTTCAGGCACATCCACCACAAACGATTCAATTACCAAAGTCCCTGGTCTTCCATCGATGATTTCTGGATGCAGGGAAATGATTGAAGAGTAATTCTGAAAGAAAGTTGCCgataatttagaattattaCTGATTTAGACACTTGTTCAAAAATGGAGCGTGAAATGAAGCATCTAACTAGGTATCCCAAAACGAGAAAGTGAGAACTATACATCTTCAATAGCTATTACAGTGCCCATTAAAATATTGTCGTAGAAACAAAGCAGAATTTCCAGTTTAATTCATCAATCAAAAAGTTAACATCATGATAAAGCTTTGATCGATGTTAAATCCTTAGTCAGACAGTCACATGATACTCATCATAAGAtgttcatttttctctattccAAAGCACATGCCGCAAAAGCAAATAGTTGAAATTACATGGATGATAAAAGTTCAAGCCAACTTGAGTTTACAAATCCAATGCATTATCTGTGGGCACAAATGACTACCAAAAGCtcattttgaaacaaaatcatGGCAAAACTCTATAAAATGATCATTACAGGCAAGtccaaatattttcaataaaaactgTTCTCAACGGTTTCTCCTTTTGAACATGTACAAACTTTGGATCAATTTAGGTTTCAAACTTTCAAGGATGAATATCAGCATAAAAAGCTCGGAAAATTATGAATATTACAGATAATTCTCATGCATACTTTCTATGAAAACACACAGGACAACTATTTTCACCTTAAACAATTAAAAACTGTACACGTCCATCCAAAATCAGGACCATGCAGTTCTCAAATAAAATACTACAGACAAAATACATTAAGACGTATACCTTTAGTCTGTGATCTCCGCCAACAATCCTCATGCTAAGTATGTGCCGGTCATCATCAAGGAGTTCCAATCTCTCTGTACTCGTTGTGGCAGGAAGCCCCGATTTCACATCAACTTCTCTGAGAGTCCCGATTTCAAGGTTTCCCTTCAAAACACATCTGCTAACAAAAGGTTTGTATCTTTGTGGTTGATCAAACCTCCTTACCAGAGACCATACCTGGAGATGAAAATTTCCAATTCAGAAAACAATTCAGTACACAATGAAGGCAAGAATCCAAAAACCCAAATTATGACAATAAACCAATATACCCGtaataattattacaaatttgtaCATCTATTGTTCAATAAGATCAAAAGACCCATAATGGTTCACTTTCCAAGTTTGAATAATTCCATAAGACCTCCATATGAACTCAGCTATAGAACAAATGAAAACATAAAGCAACATAGTTCACTAGTTCCTAGTGATACAATGTCTAGTGATACAATGTATTTACACTTTTTACTTGAAGTTGGTACAGTAGGACTATACCTTCCACTTTCTTTGCAAAAACTACCTGCAGAAAACAAACTCCAAAATTCACGAAAAGAACCTCTTGGTAGCAGCTGACTCATTTAGAATTGCTACTATACTCTGCTTCTGTATTCTTCAAAGCTGTTTCTTAAATCACCCCGAGAAGACAATGTCTCCTTCCCAGAAAATATCCAAGGGATTGAACTCACCCACAAAAGGTAAGGAAGGAACCGTGGTGATGATTAAGTTATAATGCATGGACATTCAGATTTCCATATAAACATAAAAGGATGCAGAGACCAATAGAAACAATTAAgccaataaaataagatataaatTATCATGATACGTAAAGCACTTATTGATGCCAAACCGATCAGTCAGATCCTCTAAATTTGGAACCTCTTAGACCATTAATGTTAAGAAGTAAATTAAGATTTCGAAAGCACAAATTACGCacaaaaaacccaaaaaaaaaaaaaaaaaaaaaaaaagacaggCATCTTTAGCAACAGAAATTTAAAATGGACGGAGAGAGAGGGAAGATGATTTACAAGAGGAACAGGAGCTTTAATGCTTTAACTAGCCGAGAGGTGCACTGATTCTCAGCAGGCTCGTTTCTGTGGTACCTCCGTATAAGCTCCCATTCCGCGTCACTGAATCCTCCTACATTCCCATTCCCATTCACAGTGTTGTTTCCATTCATTTTCGCAACTGATTCTCCTTCTCCACACAACAAAATCAAACTCCACCGCTAaatcaaaccagtttttctcctTCCTCCCTCGTCGTTagttaaacaaaacaaaagaaaccgAAAAATTCAACTCTCTCTCTgtataaccaaaaaaaaaaaggtcaaatcATCACATCAACCTATACAATCCAAGTCCTCGCTCAATCGCCGGCAACCGGAAGATCCAATCGCCGGCATAAAAGGCTTAATAAACAGAAAAACTCCGTCAGAAACACAACCGTGATTTGGTTTCACTGGAGAAACGGCCACCGGAGACTCACCGCCATAGACGACCGATCGAACTTTGCCTCAaagctttttcttcttcttctcttccttcgTCTCCTCTTTACCGCTTCAtataaatttctctcttaattaattgattaatttaattaactatgcTTTTTTTCCtgtattaaaatattaataatctCTTGTTAATGACAACAAATTTTCGATCCCGAAACTACCCCTACTTTTTTCGTATAATTACGTCCTATGCCCATTCCTTTTATTACCGACTTTTCTCGTCGTTATCTTTAACCGTTGGGTAAAAATAGAaagttgaattttatttttaactgagaaaagaaaaagaaaatgcctaCGTTTTCTTGTCGGCGGTTATTTGTATTTGAAACCGTTGCACTAACGGTGCCGTTTGCTACCGTTAAAGGCAGTTGATATTTTTGTTTAAGTGAGATATTTATCGGTCAGTtctgattaaggaattaataatcacctaattttttaaataaaaaaattcttctc
Proteins encoded:
- the LOC120092808 gene encoding LOW QUALITY PROTEIN: abscisic acid receptor PYL8-like (The sequence of the model RefSeq protein was modified relative to this genomic sequence to represent the inferred CDS: inserted 1 base in 1 codon), translated to MNGNNTVNGNGNVGGFSDAEWELIRRYHRNEPAENQCTSRLVKXIKAPVPLVWSLVRRFDQPQRYKPFVSRCVLKGNLEIGTLREVDVKSGLPATTSTERLELLDDDRHILSMRIVGGDHRLKNYSSIISLHPEIIDGRPGTLVIESFVVDVPEGNTKDETCYFVEALIKCNLKSLADVSERLAVQDRTEPLDRI